A single window of Ignavibacteriota bacterium DNA harbors:
- a CDS encoding DJ-1/PfpI family protein — protein MGKKILVVASNYGVWAEELQAPWDALKKAGHELTLTTFLGKTPLPGKISMDPEFVDPMQKIKMNPPELLARVNEILDTGEWDNPVKMSDADMDEYDALVIVGGAGSALDVAGNMMVHNLVLQAYKSGKIIGALCYAVAALSFTRDPDNNMKSVIYGKQVTAHPHAWDFVGDLGYDVVRATEDNPDIKMKTSGFVFPLQYMVEDAVGPNGKVHSDPTTSREKPSVVWDAPFVTGLSVESAVAFGDKLVEVLA, from the coding sequence ATGGGCAAGAAAATTTTAGTAGTTGCATCGAACTATGGTGTTTGGGCAGAAGAGCTTCAAGCTCCTTGGGATGCATTAAAGAAAGCCGGTCATGAGCTTACATTGACCACATTCCTTGGTAAAACACCATTGCCGGGAAAAATCAGTATGGATCCTGAATTTGTGGACCCAATGCAGAAAATCAAGATGAATCCCCCCGAGCTTTTGGCACGTGTTAATGAAATTCTGGATACCGGCGAATGGGACAATCCTGTAAAAATGTCAGATGCAGATATGGATGAATATGATGCATTGGTAATAGTCGGCGGAGCCGGCTCAGCACTTGATGTGGCAGGCAATATGATGGTTCATAATTTAGTCCTTCAAGCGTACAAATCTGGCAAAATTATAGGTGCGTTGTGCTATGCAGTTGCGGCATTATCATTTACCCGCGACCCTGATAACAATATGAAAAGTGTTATCTATGGCAAACAAGTAACGGCTCATCCCCACGCTTGGGATTTTGTAGGTGATTTAGGCTATGATGTAGTCCGTGCAACAGAAGACAATCCTGATATAAAAATGAAAACAAGCGGTTTTGTATTTCCACTTCAATATATGGTCGAAGATGCAGTCGGACCAAACGGCAAAGTACACTCAGACCCTACAACAAGCAGAGAAAAACCAAGTGTTGTATGGGATGCTCCATTTGTAACAGGTCTTTCAGTTGAATCCGCAGTGGCATTCGGCGACAAATTAGTAGAAGTATTAGCATAA
- a CDS encoding ester cyclase produces the protein MSNMLTKEQAFEIITPFYNLFCSDRRDWDLGFGVLDDDWKSYYTNDKYRTKSDTRPYIAGLFEIVPDINVEILDFFVSGDQVAVRSELSGTPNTDFMVPHSGRKFSIMTIDIHKISNGKIVELRHLEDWGTAIRQLSGQE, from the coding sequence ATGTCAAATATGCTAACTAAAGAACAAGCCTTCGAAATCATAACACCATTCTATAATCTGTTCTGTTCAGACAGAAGAGATTGGGATTTGGGCTTCGGAGTATTGGATGATGATTGGAAATCATACTATACCAACGACAAATACAGGACAAAATCCGATACACGCCCTTATATCGCCGGACTTTTCGAGATAGTACCTGATATAAACGTTGAAATACTTGACTTTTTCGTATCAGGCGACCAAGTCGCAGTAAGGAGTGAACTTTCCGGTACACCGAACACAGACTTTATGGTGCCACACAGCGGACGCAAATTCAGTATAATGACAATTGACATACACAAGATATCCAACGGAAAAATCGTAGAGCTCCGCCATCTCGAAGATTGGGGGACAGCAATAAGACAACTCAGCGGACAAGAATAA
- a CDS encoding DJ-1/PfpI family protein: MSTAGMKIAILIESDYYENEIFYYKYRFPEEGIEIDFLSRLWGQEKLTFYGHEYKVPMDCFKSFEDMSDEQLAEYAAVIVPSGMVSDRLRYTEDVDKIPPATEFLIRAFSNKNILKGIICHGLWLTAPATELVKGRKLVCHNNLIGDAKAYGAVYVNEDVVVDSDLVTGRSGGHAHLFAKRIIEILNSK, encoded by the coding sequence ATGAGTACAGCAGGAATGAAAATCGCAATCTTAATTGAAAGCGATTATTATGAAAATGAAATATTTTATTATAAATACAGATTCCCGGAAGAAGGAATTGAGATAGACTTTCTTTCAAGATTATGGGGACAAGAGAAGCTGACATTTTATGGACACGAATACAAAGTACCTATGGATTGTTTCAAGTCCTTCGAGGATATGAGTGATGAGCAATTGGCAGAGTATGCCGCAGTTATAGTTCCATCAGGTATGGTTTCAGACAGACTCAGGTATACAGAAGATGTAGATAAAATACCTCCTGCAACTGAGTTTCTCATACGAGCCTTCTCAAATAAAAACATTTTGAAAGGTATAATTTGCCATGGATTGTGGCTTACAGCACCTGCAACTGAACTTGTAAAAGGTCGTAAATTAGTATGCCATAATAATTTGATTGGAGATGCAAAAGCTTACGGTGCTGTGTATGTAAATGAAGATGTAGTTGTTGATAGCGACCTTGTAACAGGACGTTCTGGTGGACATGCACACCTCTTTGCAAAAAGGATTATTGAAATATTAAATAGTAAATAA
- a CDS encoding T9SS type A sorting domain-containing protein, translated as MKYFFTLILCIFFPLSILSQDVAILYPTNDTQIFPGQEIEIIWNNPENEIVDLFYRFDNEDWTLIEENLSQNSYKWTIPNNNAGQISFRVSYSVMPVPQLYWHAAGSHEDYVYSGAFTPSGNYFLTASIDNMVRLWDVNDKNLANQVDVSRIGSLQYAVPYDDNLVFGAVSNYLVQIDFSGGIIINNVIDVGTEIRSVDCTPAYGGLVAATSKDGFVYLFDLNLNYVKKFQSNSAENLYSVRFSRDGSRLCLTEYNGMIDCYMVESEDLIFSKNAHGEGTINAVIWSVDISPDNSKIASCGTDTKVKLWDYVSDNPLATFESHTRHVRSLRISPIDDLMVSGSLDGTLRFYNTQNLYEYSKIKIDYGADILTVDFSHDGNFVSAAGRANDFKIWRVYRPATYQSQVDSKIFREFSIYIPDIQVSLNEEFKIPVLTDNDFKEGDLPESSFNLEILVEMPILIVDILDYHTNVSGREFDTLSLNVVFDLSQDTLALLDAFSLLGPYYSGYMRILEIKSENGFVINTEDGLLTIIEECPSAFSRHIQVGEILPGITMYPNPANSVANILADIVEDGDYTITITDINGAIRKEIKNYFKYGSHTITLETKDIVNGTYFVNLIGKNIFQSIPFIVEH; from the coding sequence TTGAAATATTTTTTTACATTAATATTATGTATTTTTTTTCCACTCAGCATCCTTTCACAGGATGTTGCTATTTTGTATCCAACCAATGATACCCAAATATTCCCCGGTCAGGAAATTGAAATAATCTGGAACAACCCTGAAAACGAAATCGTAGATTTATTCTATCGTTTCGATAATGAAGACTGGACTTTAATAGAAGAAAATTTATCTCAAAACAGTTACAAATGGACAATTCCAAATAATAATGCCGGACAGATATCATTTCGTGTCAGTTATTCTGTTATGCCTGTTCCACAACTTTACTGGCATGCCGCCGGCTCGCATGAGGATTATGTATATTCAGGTGCATTTACTCCTTCTGGAAATTACTTCTTAACAGCCTCAATTGACAATATGGTCAGACTTTGGGATGTGAATGATAAAAATCTTGCCAATCAGGTTGATGTTTCGAGAATCGGTTCACTTCAATATGCTGTACCTTATGACGATAATCTTGTTTTTGGAGCTGTAAGCAATTATTTGGTTCAAATAGATTTCTCAGGTGGTATAATTATTAATAATGTGATTGATGTAGGAACTGAAATCAGGTCTGTTGACTGCACTCCTGCTTATGGTGGTTTGGTGGCGGCAACTTCAAAAGACGGATTTGTATATTTATTCGATTTGAATTTGAATTATGTCAAGAAATTTCAATCAAATTCTGCAGAAAATTTGTATTCTGTAAGGTTTAGCCGTGACGGCAGCAGGCTATGTCTTACAGAATATAACGGAATGATTGACTGCTATATGGTGGAATCTGAGGACCTGATATTTTCTAAAAATGCTCACGGTGAAGGTACAATCAATGCTGTAATTTGGTCTGTTGATATTTCTCCTGACAATAGTAAGATAGCATCCTGCGGTACTGACACAAAGGTGAAATTATGGGATTATGTTTCGGACAATCCATTGGCTACCTTTGAAAGTCACACACGTCATGTACGCTCTTTAAGGATATCACCCATAGATGATTTAATGGTATCAGGTAGCTTAGACGGCACTCTAAGATTCTATAACACTCAAAATTTATACGAATATTCCAAAATTAAAATTGATTACGGCGCTGATATTCTTACGGTTGATTTTTCACATGACGGCAATTTTGTATCAGCTGCAGGCAGAGCAAATGATTTCAAAATATGGAGGGTTTACCGTCCAGCAACTTATCAAAGTCAGGTAGATTCAAAAATCTTCAGAGAGTTTTCAATTTATATACCGGATATTCAGGTATCTCTAAATGAAGAATTTAAAATTCCTGTGCTTACTGATAATGACTTCAAAGAGGGCGACCTGCCGGAAAGTAGTTTCAATCTTGAAATATTAGTCGAGATGCCAATATTGATTGTTGACATTCTTGATTACCATACAAATGTTTCCGGTAGAGAATTTGATACACTTAGTTTGAATGTGGTGTTTGATTTATCACAGGATACATTAGCTTTGCTGGATGCTTTCTCGCTTTTAGGACCGTATTATTCAGGTTATATGCGAATTCTTGAAATTAAATCCGAGAATGGTTTTGTAATTAATACCGAAGATGGTTTGCTTACAATTATCGAAGAATGTCCATCAGCTTTCAGCAGACATATTCAGGTCGGCGAAATTTTGCCCGGTATTACAATGTATCCAAATCCGGCTAATTCTGTAGCCAATATCCTTGCAGATATCGTTGAAGATGGTGATTATACAATCACAATTACTGACATCAATGGTGCAATCAGAAAAGAGATTAAAAATTATTTTAAATATGGCTCTCACACTATAACACTGGAAACTAAGGACATAGTGAACGGCACGTATTTTGTTAATTTAATCGGCAAAAATATTTTTCAATCTATTCCTTTTATAGTCGAACATTGA
- a CDS encoding OmpA family protein, with the protein MLRKYYYILLFIICSPAVFSQAPLGELQYFNMLSGGDTLRVQRQYGTWWYGLQGGMVLNHYFGNLNVGTINQPNNPFNPLHTYETASGGGFFFGGVLEWKPPGEYWSGMLTLNFFDRRAITASIVPYRDSSFDVNSTYNQITISPSVKYHLPVEGLHANIGMIFELMLNHEGAKNLKYVNTGKVQHEYLAEFTKPFGGLGVTLGFGYDFYVGDYKDKARFLLTPFADFNIRSSIVNDNDSYFYSTFARFGFQIKYGNDIVQLDTLWWDPTYDPPPYYIASTRNDEGVLYVSTMDDFEFPTARLDYIEVSQVSAEIAEVIPDKIDTAKSVAAELPKPKPEPQKSTQQDQIAKKREIVIRKGVTETFTYPTSPSIQTTGEIKSYLDKVAEYLAANPTARVIIIGHSDTRGNLEQNATRAMERAKNVEKYLLSVGVPQGSIIASWKGSLFSVAPNDTEEGRRQNRRVEILIE; encoded by the coding sequence ATGTTAAGAAAATACTATTATATACTACTTTTTATTATTTGTTCACCGGCGGTTTTTTCACAAGCACCACTTGGCGAGCTACAGTATTTCAATATGCTTTCCGGTGGCGATACCCTCCGTGTTCAGAGGCAATACGGCACTTGGTGGTATGGCCTTCAGGGCGGAATGGTGTTAAATCATTATTTTGGTAATCTGAATGTCGGAACTATAAACCAGCCAAATAATCCTTTTAATCCCCTTCATACTTATGAAACAGCCTCAGGTGGTGGCTTCTTTTTTGGTGGAGTTCTTGAATGGAAACCTCCCGGAGAATATTGGTCTGGTATGCTGACACTTAATTTTTTTGATAGGAGAGCTATAACTGCCTCAATTGTACCCTACAGAGACAGTTCATTCGATGTAAACTCAACTTATAACCAAATTACAATATCTCCATCGGTAAAGTATCACTTGCCGGTAGAAGGGCTTCATGCAAATATCGGCATGATTTTCGAGCTTATGCTTAATCACGAAGGAGCAAAAAATCTAAAATATGTTAATACCGGCAAGGTCCAGCACGAGTATTTGGCTGAATTTACAAAGCCATTCGGCGGCTTAGGAGTGACACTTGGTTTTGGATATGATTTTTATGTGGGTGATTATAAGGATAAAGCAAGATTTTTACTTACTCCATTTGCTGATTTTAACATAAGAAGTTCAATAGTAAATGATAATGACTCGTATTTTTATTCTACTTTTGCAAGGTTTGGTTTTCAAATTAAATACGGCAATGACATTGTACAGTTAGATACTTTATGGTGGGACCCTACTTACGACCCACCGCCATATTATATAGCCTCCACAAGAAATGACGAAGGAGTACTTTACGTTTCAACAATGGATGATTTTGAGTTCCCGACAGCAAGATTGGATTATATTGAGGTATCTCAAGTCTCTGCTGAGATTGCAGAGGTTATTCCCGATAAAATTGATACAGCTAAATCAGTAGCTGCCGAACTTCCTAAACCAAAACCTGAGCCACAAAAATCAACACAACAAGATCAAATTGCAAAGAAGAGAGAAATTGTAATCAGAAAAGGTGTAACCGAAACTTTTACTTATCCAACTTCACCTTCTATACAAACAACAGGCGAAATAAAAAGTTATCTTGACAAAGTAGCAGAGTATTTAGCTGCTAATCCTACAGCACGTGTAATTATCATCGGACACTCTGATACAAGGGGTAATTTGGAGCAGAATGCTACCAGGGCTATGGAGAGAGCAAAGAATGTTGAGAAATACTTGTTAAGTGTAGGCGTTCCTCAAGGTAGTATTATAGCGAGCTGGAAAGGTTCTCTTTTCAGTGTTGCACCTAATGACACCGAAGAAGGAAGAAGACAGAACAGACGTGTCGAAATTTTAATTGAATAA
- a CDS encoding MBL fold metallo-hydrolase, with protein sequence MENQLPAPEIKVSFENEHLKIHTFISPEYFLADATHIIETQSSLIIIDGQFVVPYAMQFRAYADSLGKPISRIYLSHDHPDHFFGLGAAFGDIPGYALPETIEFLKNNGEAIRVDREAVFGDFVPKQLAIPQNVVETGEEIIDGIKFEFVKHLHTETEFHLSVKLPDAKVYILQDLIYSGSHIYLTSDFDNWINALKDIYNSDYELFLAGHGQPCGKDEIKENYEYLSYAKELFTGGSSKEELKNALLSKYPNRQGSAIIDIYLPRLFGETDSE encoded by the coding sequence ATGGAAAACCAACTACCTGCTCCAGAAATCAAAGTATCATTCGAAAATGAACATTTAAAGATTCATACATTCATTTCACCGGAGTATTTTTTAGCAGATGCAACACATATAATCGAAACTCAAAGCAGTTTGATAATAATTGACGGTCAGTTTGTAGTGCCTTATGCAATGCAGTTCAGAGCTTATGCCGATAGCCTTGGCAAGCCGATATCAAGAATTTATTTATCGCATGACCATCCCGACCACTTTTTTGGTCTTGGAGCTGCATTTGGCGATATCCCCGGTTACGCACTTCCGGAAACAATAGAATTTTTAAAAAACAACGGCGAAGCAATACGTGTTGACAGAGAGGCAGTTTTCGGTGATTTTGTACCAAAGCAGCTTGCTATTCCTCAGAATGTTGTCGAAACCGGTGAGGAAATTATTGATGGCATTAAATTTGAATTTGTAAAGCATTTGCATACAGAAACCGAATTCCATTTATCAGTAAAACTGCCCGATGCAAAAGTATATATTTTGCAGGATTTAATTTATAGCGGCTCTCATATATATTTGACTTCAGATTTTGATAACTGGATAAATGCCCTTAAGGATATTTACAATTCGGACTATGAATTATTCCTTGCCGGCCACGGGCAACCATGCGGAAAAGATGAAATCAAAGAGAATTATGAATATTTGAGCTATGCAAAAGAACTTTTTACAGGCGGCTCATCAAAAGAAGAGCTCAAAAATGCACTTTTATCAAAATATCCAAATCGCCAAGGATCTGCAATAATTGACATATATTTGCCAAGACTTTTCGGTGAAACTGATTCTGAGTAA
- a CDS encoding type 1 glutamine amidotransferase domain-containing protein — MKKILIAVSEHGFWIEELLLPIDHFNKAGYTYDIITPTGALPFPDGASLDDTYKDPPLGRCVTSPELAERGKNINWEEFFAGRLSLKDWFPVRPYLSADNYVGSLEKYYGARSQAWEKISEYDGLLLVGGSGPIVDMVNNQRLHDLILGFYYADKLIGAECYTVTCLAFARELDTRQSILRGKHCTGHTMEYDYTEGWSLMANGDYLNFGAPPFSLEYILRDTVGPEGQFHGNVGRRTSVILDYPFLTSRSVASSDLCGEVFVKCLSEGIKKYGWK; from the coding sequence ATGAAAAAGATTTTGATAGCGGTATCTGAACATGGCTTCTGGATTGAAGAATTACTTCTACCTATAGACCATTTCAACAAAGCCGGTTACACTTATGATATAATCACACCGACGGGTGCACTTCCCTTCCCTGACGGAGCAAGTCTTGACGACACATATAAAGATCCTCCTCTGGGTCGCTGTGTTACAAGCCCTGAGCTTGCTGAGAGAGGAAAAAACATCAATTGGGAAGAATTCTTTGCAGGAAGACTTTCTCTTAAAGATTGGTTTCCTGTTCGTCCATATTTAAGTGCTGATAATTATGTCGGCAGCTTAGAAAAATACTACGGAGCAAGGTCACAGGCTTGGGAAAAAATCAGCGAGTACGACGGTTTACTTTTAGTCGGTGGCAGCGGACCAATTGTTGATATGGTCAATAATCAGCGTCTTCACGATTTGATTCTCGGTTTTTATTATGCCGACAAATTAATCGGTGCTGAGTGCTATACTGTAACCTGCCTTGCTTTTGCACGCGAACTTGACACACGTCAAAGTATTCTTCGCGGTAAGCATTGCACAGGTCACACTATGGAATATGACTACACTGAAGGCTGGTCATTAATGGCAAACGGAGATTATTTGAATTTCGGTGCACCACCATTTTCTCTGGAATACATACTAAGGGATACAGTTGGTCCTGAAGGTCAGTTCCATGGCAATGTCGGAAGAAGAACATCTGTGATTCTGGATTATCCATTCCTCACGAGCCGCTCTGTTGCATCATCTGACCTTTGCGGTGAAGTATTTGTAAAATGTCTGTCAGAAGGCATCAAAAAATACGGTTGGAAGTAG
- a CDS encoding CHASE domain-containing protein, protein MDNKNQNSYELILKQTSAKKRSIYSFKQTYPAYIILVIFIVASFLIRYFAKDNIETGLSNEFNKATNSVMNRVSAHYYKQIEVLNSMNGLYDLLVEVVKDYFELYATIPTRSYASILSVAYIPEVKHEDMDLFIINAKGLGYFDYELKTDGIKKKYYPFVNIVPEFTNIHRLGYDISGEELAIETINKARDLNKMSATEVYTLRGEDTSGLYIFYPVYVKGTERETLEERRENFQGVISLEINFDLFVKEALSGEGMGQKVTVPSDSSIIFEIIGFDGNNKEYSVFKSDNYDIIGSYEPILSSDHTLNIADQEFLVRFYSIPNYGGKMQSYLPDISFITALILSLAFFGFVFTQLTNKAKALDIAEKMTRSQRRIVDTSNDIIAVMDSSLNWKTMNPAALPILAKTPEEIIGSNFAEFLENSDDAEQIKNMYSNSKNDHTDRIDLRMKKPDGSLVWISWSFTFSVVDGLIYSIGRDVTIEKLEEENARFRTKQIETANILSKEASFSKSYFMKEMSHQLRNSLTGIEGSLQMLKHKLYETEDELDMYVDLATTSSEELLTYVTDIEDASKSSDIDVGEFAISEISLGRSLESAVNKFRNDLSGGAQKAEFHLPDGINEISVFADDMQLVSILNESMTLLSYGINYAEFNMNVEYNSYEGVVELQILGSPNPIIMEMSQIFNNNINTIIDALKYDKDDLLISMTRLASTMRLLRGNFKIDTLGDKDGNLVTFMFKAAKKNI, encoded by the coding sequence ATGGATAATAAAAATCAAAATTCTTATGAGTTAATTCTAAAACAAACATCTGCTAAAAAGAGAAGCATTTATTCTTTTAAGCAAACTTATCCTGCTTACATAATCTTGGTGATATTCATTGTTGCAAGTTTTTTGATAAGATATTTTGCTAAGGATAATATTGAAACAGGATTATCAAATGAATTCAATAAAGCTACAAATTCGGTTATGAATAGAGTATCTGCACATTATTATAAGCAGATTGAAGTTCTTAACTCTATGAATGGACTTTATGATTTGCTTGTGGAAGTTGTTAAAGATTATTTTGAGTTATATGCTACAATACCAACAAGAAGCTATGCTTCAATCTTGAGTGTGGCATATATTCCCGAGGTCAAACACGAAGATATGGATTTATTCATAATTAATGCCAAAGGTTTGGGCTACTTTGATTATGAATTAAAAACTGATGGAATTAAGAAAAAATATTATCCCTTTGTGAATATTGTACCCGAATTTACTAATATTCACAGACTTGGGTATGATATCAGTGGTGAAGAATTAGCAATTGAAACAATTAACAAAGCTCGTGACCTGAACAAAATGTCAGCTACCGAAGTTTATACCTTAAGAGGTGAGGATACTTCGGGACTTTATATATTTTATCCTGTATATGTCAAAGGAACTGAAAGAGAAACCCTTGAAGAAAGAAGAGAAAATTTTCAAGGGGTAATCAGTCTCGAAATCAACTTTGATTTGTTCGTCAAAGAAGCACTTTCGGGTGAAGGAATGGGACAGAAAGTTACTGTTCCGAGTGACAGCTCAATAATTTTTGAAATAATCGGCTTTGACGGAAATAATAAAGAGTACTCAGTATTTAAATCAGATAATTATGATATTATCGGTTCTTATGAGCCAATTTTATCAAGTGACCATACTTTGAATATCGCTGACCAGGAATTTTTAGTAAGATTCTATTCAATACCGAATTATGGCGGAAAAATGCAGAGTTATCTGCCCGATATATCATTTATAACTGCTTTGATACTTAGCTTGGCATTTTTCGGATTTGTATTTACTCAGCTTACTAATAAAGCTAAAGCGTTGGATATTGCCGAGAAAATGACAAGGTCACAGCGCCGAATAGTTGATACATCAAATGATATTATTGCTGTTATGGACAGTAGCTTGAATTGGAAAACTATGAATCCTGCAGCATTACCGATTTTAGCCAAAACACCTGAAGAAATTATCGGTAGTAATTTTGCGGAATTTCTTGAAAATTCTGATGATGCTGAACAAATTAAGAATATGTATTCCAACAGTAAAAATGACCATACAGATAGAATTGACTTGAGGATGAAGAAGCCTGACGGTAGTTTAGTATGGATTAGCTGGAGTTTCACCTTCTCAGTTGTCGATGGTTTAATATACTCTATTGGTAGAGACGTTACAATTGAAAAATTAGAAGAAGAAAATGCAAGATTCAGAACTAAGCAAATCGAAACTGCAAATATTCTGTCTAAAGAGGCAAGTTTCTCCAAGTCTTATTTCATGAAAGAAATGAGCCACCAACTAAGAAACTCTCTGACAGGTATTGAAGGTTCGCTTCAAATGCTTAAACATAAACTTTACGAAACAGAAGACGAACTTGATATGTATGTTGACCTTGCAACCACAAGTAGTGAAGAACTCTTAACTTATGTTACAGATATTGAAGATGCATCAAAATCCAGCGATATTGACGTCGGTGAATTTGCAATTTCAGAAATTAGCTTAGGAAGGTCATTAGAATCTGCTGTAAATAAATTCAGAAATGATTTAAGCGGTGGAGCTCAAAAAGCTGAATTCCACTTACCTGATGGAATCAATGAAATTAGTGTATTTGCTGATGATATGCAGTTGGTATCAATTCTTAATGAATCTATGACACTGCTTTCTTATGGAATTAATTATGCTGAGTTTAACATGAATGTGGAATACAATTCTTATGAAGGAGTTGTAGAACTTCAAATTCTGGGCTCTCCAAATCCGATTATTATGGAAATGTCGCAAATTTTCAATAATAATATAAATACTATCATTGATGCATTAAAATATGACAAAGATGATTTGCTGATTTCAATGACAAGATTAGCTTCAACTATGAGGCTTCTGAGAGGCAATTTCAAGATTGATACATTGGGCGATAAAGATGGCAATTTGGTTACTTTTATGTTCAAAGCTGCAAAAAAGAACATTTAA
- a CDS encoding response regulator — protein MSENKSVCIIEDNFPIRKLFSSVLKKNNYNVQDFDNARDGINWLRSNKPDVILLDILLPEINGWDALKIIRQIDGFESLPVIAVSGFTSESDKARYIQAGFNGFMSKPVNVSTFAEEVNAFINN, from the coding sequence ATGTCAGAAAATAAAAGTGTATGCATTATTGAGGATAATTTTCCAATAAGAAAGTTATTCTCTTCTGTACTCAAAAAAAATAACTACAACGTTCAAGATTTTGATAATGCCCGTGACGGTATAAATTGGCTAAGATCTAACAAACCTGATGTCATATTACTTGATATTCTACTTCCGGAAATCAACGGTTGGGATGCTTTGAAAATTATTCGGCAAATTGATGGATTTGAATCGTTACCGGTAATTGCAGTTTCCGGTTTTACATCAGAAAGTGACAAAGCGAGATATATTCAAGCCGGATTTAACGGCTTTATGTCTAAGCCCGTGAATGTTTCGACATTTGCTGAAGAAGTCAATGCTTTTATAAACAATTAA